A region of the Pseudarthrobacter sp. MM222 genome:
AACAGGAACTCCTTCGGGTCCGCGCGCGTCAGGGTCGCGCGGAGGACGTCCCGGTAGGTGGTGCCGACGACCTTGTCCATGTCCTTGCCGCCGCGCGGCCCGGTGCCGGCCAGCACGACCTTGCGGACCAGGTGGGGATGCTTGAGGACCAGGTCCTGGGCGATCATGCCGCCCATTGAGAAGGAGAAGACGTCGATCTGGTCGAACCCGAGGGCCTTGATGAAGGTGTAGGCGTCATCGGCCATTGCCTCGATGCTGTCTGGAACCTGCCCGGTGGACGCGCCGACACCGCGCTGGTCGAAGGTGATGACGTGGCGGTTCTTCGCGATGGGCTCGATGATGCGGGGGTCTCAGTTGTCCAGGGTCGCGGCGAGGTGCACGAAGAATACGACGGGGACGCCGGTCTTGGGCCCCAGCTCGCGGTAGGCGTAGGTGACGCCACCGGCGGTGATGGTGCGTGTTGCCGCCTTCGCGTACGAGGTGACGGCAGAGCCGTTCGGGGTGTCGAAGCTGTTCATGCTGGTAATCCTCCTGAGTGGTCTGTGAGGTGAACGTCTGCCGGCGAATCAGGAGGGAAGGGTGACGACGGCCTTGCCGCGGAGGCCGCCCTTGGCCAGCGACTCGAGCGCCTGTGGGGTCTGGGCGAAGTCGAAGACCTGCCCCACGACCGGGCGCAGCACGCCGTCGTCAACCAGGGCGGTGATCTGGCGTAACTGGTCGCCGCTGGCACGCATGAAGAGGAACTCGTAGCTCACCCCGAGCTTCTTCGCCTGCCGCCGGATCCTGCTGCTGAGCCCCGCGATGGCCAGGCGCAGCACAGGGTTCAGGCCTGCTTTGCGCGCGAACGCCGGGTCCGGCGGACCGGCGATTCCGATCGCCTTCCCGCCGGGCTTCAGGATGCGCAGTGACTTCACGAGGTTCTCCCCGCCAAGGCTGTCGAGCACCAGGTCGTATCCGGTGAGGAGCTGCTCGAAGTCCTGCGTACGGTAGTCGATCACCCTGTCCGCGCCGAGGTCGCGCACGAAGTCGGCATTTGAGGCACTTGCGGTGGTCGCGACGGTGGCGCCGAGGTGCCTGGCGAGTTGGATCGCGATCGACCCTACCCCGCCGGCCCCGGCGTGAATAAGAACTTTCTGCCCCGGCCGCACGTTGCCTTGCTCAACGAGGGCCTGCCACGCCGTAAGCGCAACCAACGGTAGCGAGCCGGCCTCCTCCATGCTGATCGATGCCGGTTTCAGTGCCAGATCGGCCTCGGTGATGGCGATGCGCTCGGCGAACGTGCCGATGCGGTCTTTGTCGGGGCGCGCGTAGACCTCGTCACCGGGCTTGAATCCGCGCACCTTTGCCCCGACGCGGATGACAGTGCCTGCGACGTCGTTGCCGAGGATCAGTTCGAGCTTGTACGGGAGGATCTGCTTGAACTCACCCAGACGGATCTTCTCGTCCAATTGGTTGAGGCCGGCTGCGTGGACCTGGACCAGCACATCCCGGTCGCCGACGGTCGGCTCAGGGACGTCTGCTGCGCGCAGCGGCTCCTTGTACTTGGTGACGACGAATGCCCTCATGGCGTGCTGCTCCTCTATGACGTGCGGCGGGTGAAACTGAGTCTACTCAGGTTTGAGTATACTCATAAACATTGTCAAGGAGGACCGTCAGGTGTCAGGAGACCGTGATTTCGAATTGGCGTTTGGTGGTTGGATACCAGGCTTTGAGAAGGGTCCAAAAGGGGTGTGTACATTGTCCGCAGTTCGGGTGTCGGACCAGATTTTGCGCCGCGGTTGGAGGGGTTGGTCTGGCCTTCTAGGAGTAGCCCTCCATTTGTCGTGGCCAAGCCTCAGGAGGGAAGGGACGTGACCAGGTATTGGTCGCGGTGGTCCGCTTCCGACCAGTCGCAGGTAGCTTCGTTCGAACCGTTCCTCATCAGGAGCCGCCCGCACCAGCCCGGCACTTCCGGATGATTCAGTGCGACCGCCGCCGTGCTTCGGACCGCTTCCCGAACCGTGGGAGCCGCGCTTTTCCGGGTACGTGCGTGAACTAGCCCAAAATCACGCCTGTTGCCGGGCTCCGGGCCGCGGTCCGGTCGGCGTTTTCGTGAGGCATGTTCCGGAGCATCCAGGTGGCCAGCCAGATGATAGCCGCGGCCAGGCCGATCAGACCCAACTGCAGCACGGTCTCCGGAAAGATAGTACGCAAGGCGATGGGAATGGCACTCGCAGTGTAAAGGAGGACCGCGCCCTTCGGCACACCTAGGGTGCGCCACAGCGCCAACATGAACACCACGGTGCCGAGCAGGAACAGCACTGATACCGCTGTCAGGGCGATACCGAGCGGGCCCGCGCGCAACGCCGCGGTTACACCCGGGTCAACGTACGGAAAGACCAGGTTGAGAACAAATTCGACCCCGACGAGGCCGGCCAGCGAAGTTACGGTGAGTAGGGCACCTGAGGCGGCCAGCGCCCCGGTTCTGCGCGAAGTCAGCCAATAGAGACCAACCACCAGTCCAATAGCGGCGAGTTGGGCAACCGGTGCGGCCAGCTGGGTGAAGGGCGACGTCGGGATGATTCCAGCCCGCTTGGCTGCGTTCACCACCAATATGGCGGCTGAGAGAAATCCCGCGAAGGCGAAAATCTTTATCAGTACGGCAGGTCGAAAGACCTGAATTTTTGAGGACATCTGAGGCTCTTGTCTGTTCGGGTAATGCAGGAAATAACGGGTGCTTCGACATTCGTCATGAGCCGGTGCGGTTGCCAGCGACAACTGGAAGCTACCGGCGTGGGTGGAACGGCTCAGCTGGGCCACGGAAAAGGGGACCTGCAGGAGGTGCTGGAGGTCAGAAATCCCCGGTTCTGACGCTCCGCATCATTTGCCGACCGCTCAATTCCCTTACGGCGGCGCTTCATGATCTCTGTCGCACCGGGGTTGGTTAATGGTTTCGCCCTCCCAGGCAATGCCGTCACTGAAGTCGCTGCCGATTTGGTCCGTTGCGTCGATGGGCTCCACGGAAATCAGGAGGATGCCGAGGTCACGGATCTTTGTAAGCAGCCCGTGCAGGGCAGCTTGGTCGGTGACGGGACCGCTGAGGCTTGTCGTGCCGTCGTTTTCGCGGGCCAGGGTGAGGCAGCCGAACCAGGCTGACCAGTGGTCCGGGAGGTGGCCGTCGACCCGAAGTCGGTAGCCGTGGGGTACGTGGGATCGAGTCATCAGGGCCACAGCGCGGAGAACGCAACGGCGACTCCCAGGACCACGAGGACGTGTTCAGCCGCACGGTGCCAGGCCGGCCAGCGGCGCCGGAACCGGGGTGAGAACTGGAAGGCGCCCAGGACCGCACAGGGGATCACGCTGACGAAGTGGGTCACTTGGCACCGGCCGGGTTGAGCGGAAAACTTGTGTTCCGGGGCAGGGATCGAACAGCCTCGGCGCGCTGGTCCCGCCACAACGAGTATCCCAGGCCCACCATCGCGACACCGGTGGGTATGGCGAACAGCCTTTCATTCACCTGCGGAAGCAAGGGGATGGCCAAAGTCGCCACGGAGCCGGCGGCGAGCAGCACGGCGGCCCAGCGGGCGAGGACCTTGGCGCGGAAGAGCCCGATCCCGAACAGGAGTCCGCCGCCCAGGAATGTGGCCGCGGACGCGAGGTTAAGGACTTGCATCAGGCCGATGTCACCGCTGGCGTGCCCGCCCGTGAACACGGCAAAGACGTCGTTGACGTATCCGGGTGCGGTGTGGGCCAGAGTCGAGAAGACAACGGCCCCGATCACTTCAACGCTGGTCATGATGATGTAACCTGCGCCGAACACGAGGTACCCGATCAGGCCCAGCCCTCCGGCCTGCTTCACCTGGCGGAGATACATCCCGGTGATGCCGGCCAGCGACAACCCGGCCATGAGAACCTTCAGGCCCTGGCGGACCACGTACTCGGTGGTGGTGGCGAACTCCGTATCCAGTTGGGGGTGGTTGATTTGGACGCCGATGAACAGCAGGCCTGCGGCGATGGCGGACAGGCCGGCCGCCTTGGTGAGGTTGGTGGTGGTGATGGTCATCTTCGACTCCTGGGTTTGGGTTTCCGCGTCCGGGCGTCGCGGAATGATTCAAACCTAGGGACGGGCTGGGTGAGCAGGCATCACCCCATGATGTGACTGACAGGGTGAGATTTTTGGTCGTCCCCCTTACGTGATGCCCCGGTCGCGCGCTTGCCGGACCGCAGCCCGGCGGGTGGTGACGGCGAGCTTCGTGAAGATGTGCCTGGTATGGGTCCGGAGCGTGTTGGGGGAGATGAACAGCGTCTGGGCGATCTCCGGCCCGCTCAGCTCGCTGTCGAGGAGCCGGAGCACTTGCAGCTCGCGCCCGCTCAACTTCTCGTCAGCCGACGAGGTCAGCTGGTCCCCCTCAAGGGGGGCTTGCACTTTGGGCGGCACAGCCAGGTTGAGCAGCCGCCGGGGGTGGTAATCGGCAGTTCCGTGGTCGGCGGCGTCACGCAGCAGCTCCATCATCGGCGCCCCTTCGGCTATGAAGAGCCCGGCATACGCGGCAGGTTCGGGCGCCTCCGCGAAGGCCCGCCCAAGCATTCCGCGGGCTTGCGCCCGGTGTCCT
Encoded here:
- a CDS encoding NADP-dependent oxidoreductase — translated: MRAFVVTKYKEPLRAADVPEPTVGDRDVLVQVHAAGLNQLDEKIRLGEFKQILPYKLELILGNDVAGTVIRVGAKVRGFKPGDEVYARPDKDRIGTFAERIAITEADLALKPASISMEEAGSLPLVALTAWQALVEQGNVRPGQKVLIHAGAGGVGSIAIQLARHLGATVATTASASNADFVRDLGADRVIDYRTQDFEQLLTGYDLVLDSLGGENLVKSLRILKPGGKAIGIAGPPDPAFARKAGLNPVLRLAIAGLSSRIRRQAKKLGVSYEFLFMRASGDQLRQITALVDDGVLRPVVGQVFDFAQTPQALESLAKGGLRGKAVVTLPS
- a CDS encoding DUF2306 domain-containing protein, with the translated sequence MTHFVSVIPCAVLGAFQFSPRFRRRWPAWHRAAEHVLVVLGVAVAFSALWP